One genomic window of Prochlorococcus sp. MIT 0801 includes the following:
- a CDS encoding glycosyltransferase family 4 protein: MKIVFFDPVHWDYSPVTPYQKPLGGTQSAVCYLSTALSELGHQVYLINNISNSKEINGVNCLNVRSNDEYLKEIINSSDICIVIALPSLVNGLKSLFTGKVKFFLWCQHSYNQPVLESLYSSEVKKSWDGYIFVSNWQRDKFCSVFALEKNKTFILRNAISPLIYNLFDKKESISKSKKLEDTIFYSSTPFRGLDILIDVFPSIKKKLPKVKLKVFSCLKTYQIDKDNDNYLYLYKQCEAMNGVEYIGSLSQSELAPHLKKASILAYPNSFEETSCISVMEALASGCAVVTSELGALPETSSGFASLVKGKPGSDQYKKNFIDEIDKTYKLFKGDDCFLDRKLRNQVDYFLLNNNWERRAQELIEIIQDY, from the coding sequence ATGAAAATAGTTTTTTTTGATCCTGTTCATTGGGACTATAGTCCTGTTACACCATACCAAAAGCCTTTAGGAGGTACACAATCGGCTGTATGTTATTTGTCAACAGCTCTCTCAGAATTAGGACATCAAGTATATCTTATCAACAATATTAGCAATTCCAAAGAGATAAATGGTGTTAATTGCCTAAATGTTCGAAGTAATGATGAATATTTAAAAGAGATTATTAATAGTTCTGATATTTGTATAGTTATTGCTCTTCCATCTTTAGTAAATGGACTTAAATCTCTATTTACTGGTAAAGTTAAATTCTTTCTTTGGTGTCAGCATTCCTACAATCAGCCAGTACTAGAAAGTCTTTATTCGAGTGAAGTAAAGAAATCATGGGATGGATATATTTTTGTTAGTAATTGGCAAAGGGATAAATTTTGTTCTGTATTCGCTTTAGAAAAAAACAAGACTTTTATACTTAGAAATGCTATATCCCCTCTGATTTATAATTTATTTGATAAAAAAGAATCTATTTCTAAATCAAAAAAATTAGAAGATACTATTTTTTATAGTAGTACACCTTTTCGAGGTCTGGATATATTAATTGATGTATTTCCTTCTATAAAAAAAAAATTACCTAAGGTTAAATTGAAAGTATTTTCCTGTTTAAAAACATATCAAATAGATAAAGATAATGATAATTATCTTTATCTTTATAAGCAATGTGAAGCAATGAATGGGGTCGAATACATAGGATCTTTATCTCAGTCGGAACTGGCACCTCATTTAAAAAAAGCCAGTATATTAGCTTATCCTAATTCATTTGAAGAAACATCATGTATATCTGTCATGGAGGCACTAGCCAGTGGATGTGCTGTCGTAACAAGTGAGTTAGGTGCTCTTCCTGAAACAAGTTCAGGTTTTGCATCTTTAGTAAAAGGCAAACCAGGTTCAGATCAATATAAAAAAAATTTCATAGATGAAATAGATAAAACATATAAATTATTTAAAGGTGATGATTGTTTTTTAGATAGGAAATTAAGAAATCAAGTTGATTACTTTTTGTTAAATAATAATTGGGAAAGAAGAGCGCAAGAATTAATTGAAATAATACAGGATTACTAA
- a CDS encoding circularly permuted type 2 ATP-grasp protein encodes MFTDYQPKKGYDEYFSSEDFSPRKSLEPLLSSLKKIGLDQLNVSHEIARKLLLRHGATFRLNDSGNKGSERILPFDPLPRVIGASEWLELERGLVQRLEAIDLFLSDVYGKQQIIKDRIIPIEFIESSDGWRPQMQGFVLPLGKWCHVSGLDLIRDGKGDWLVLEDNLRCPSGVAYFLENRLVMKRIFPSLFAGRIVRPIDDYPSYLLKSLQELAVWTDNPKVVLLTPGVFNSAYFEHSYLAQQMGVQLVEGSDLVCQNDNVYLRTTSGIKKIDVIYRRIDDDFLDPKFFRKDSMLGVPGLLDVMSKGRVAVANAPGTGLADDKLIYTFVPDMIRYYLKEEPIINNVKTYVCAREKDLDYVIKNLRYLVVKSVSEAGGYGMLIGPHSSQIDIDKFSAKIKANPRNYIAQPTLDLSTVPSLSDGEVYPCHVDLRPYILRGKNTWVSPGGLTRVALKRDSLIVNSSQGGGCKDTWVVIQ; translated from the coding sequence ATGTTTACAGATTATCAACCTAAAAAGGGATATGATGAATATTTTTCTTCTGAAGATTTTTCTCCTAGAAAATCCCTTGAGCCTCTTCTTTCATCTTTAAAAAAGATAGGTTTAGATCAGTTAAATGTAAGTCATGAAATTGCTAGAAAATTACTTCTACGTCATGGAGCAACTTTTCGTCTTAACGACTCCGGTAACAAAGGTTCTGAAAGGATTCTTCCTTTTGATCCTTTGCCGAGAGTAATTGGTGCCTCTGAATGGTTAGAGCTAGAAAGAGGACTTGTACAGAGACTTGAAGCGATAGATTTATTTTTATCTGATGTTTATGGCAAACAGCAAATAATAAAAGATCGGATTATCCCAATAGAATTTATAGAGAGTTCTGATGGTTGGCGGCCACAAATGCAGGGATTTGTGTTGCCATTAGGGAAATGGTGCCATGTGTCTGGCTTAGATTTAATTAGAGATGGAAAAGGAGACTGGCTCGTTCTAGAGGACAATCTTCGGTGCCCTTCAGGAGTTGCATATTTCTTGGAGAATAGATTAGTTATGAAAAGAATTTTTCCTAGCCTTTTTGCTGGCAGGATTGTTAGACCTATTGATGATTACCCATCATATTTATTGAAATCACTTCAGGAATTGGCAGTTTGGACTGATAATCCAAAAGTTGTTTTATTGACTCCTGGAGTTTTTAATAGTGCATATTTTGAGCATAGTTATTTGGCTCAACAGATGGGAGTTCAATTAGTTGAAGGAAGTGATTTAGTTTGTCAGAATGATAATGTTTATTTGAGAACCACCTCAGGGATAAAAAAAATTGATGTTATTTATCGTCGAATAGATGATGATTTTTTAGATCCTAAATTCTTTAGAAAAGACTCAATGCTTGGAGTCCCAGGTCTTCTTGATGTGATGAGTAAGGGTAGAGTGGCTGTCGCAAATGCTCCTGGTACAGGATTAGCAGATGATAAATTAATTTATACTTTTGTACCAGATATGATTAGATATTATTTAAAAGAGGAGCCAATAATAAATAATGTTAAAACATATGTATGTGCAAGGGAAAAAGATCTTGATTATGTAATTAAGAACCTCCGTTACCTAGTTGTTAAAAGCGTTTCTGAAGCAGGCGGATATGGAATGTTAATAGGTCCACATTCTTCTCAAATAGATATTGATAAATTTTCAGCTAAAATCAAAGCTAATCCAAGAAATTATATAGCTCAACCAACTCTAGATTTGTCTACGGTCCCATCACTAAGTGATGGTGAAGTATACCCATGTCATGTTGATTTAAGACCATATATTCTTAGAGGAAAGAATACTTGGGTAAGTCCTGGAGGCCTAACAAGGGTCGCTTTAAAACGTGATTCTTTGATCGTTAATTCTTCTCAAGGTGGAGGGTGTAAAGACACTTGGGTGGTAATCCAATAG
- a CDS encoding Fe2+-dependent dioxygenase has product MIYFAHKFLNDETHKDLRKRLLISSDWQDGIYSALGNAKETKRNLELAPGESHENFSNEIIEAFIKDDFLQFEVFPSKIFGLLFSRTGPGMYYKPHVDAIYQYGGEGRRDLSFTIFLNQPDEYKGGELVLNIPPEKKNIKLNAGEMIIYPTKYLHEVKEVIEGERMVCVGWIESQIADNEDRETLSMLRKGFNEIVQTHGISSSTMKLMIAINNIHKRFIS; this is encoded by the coding sequence ATGATTTATTTTGCACATAAGTTTCTAAATGATGAAACTCATAAAGATTTGAGAAAGAGATTATTAATTTCAAGTGATTGGCAAGATGGTATTTATTCAGCTTTAGGTAATGCTAAGGAAACAAAGAGAAATTTGGAACTTGCTCCAGGAGAATCACATGAAAACTTTTCAAATGAGATAATTGAGGCGTTCATAAAAGATGATTTTTTACAATTTGAGGTTTTCCCTTCTAAAATATTTGGTCTTTTATTCTCAAGGACTGGACCAGGAATGTATTATAAACCTCATGTTGATGCAATATATCAATATGGAGGAGAAGGAAGGAGAGATCTTTCTTTCACAATTTTCCTAAATCAACCAGATGAATATAAGGGCGGGGAGTTAGTACTTAACATCCCTCCTGAAAAGAAGAATATAAAACTTAATGCAGGTGAAATGATTATTTATCCTACTAAATATCTGCATGAAGTAAAAGAAGTTATAGAAGGAGAGAGGATGGTTTGTGTTGGATGGATAGAAAGTCAAATTGCAGATAACGAAGATCGAGAAACCCTCTCAATGCTAAGAAAAGGTTTTAATGAGATAGTTCAAACCCACGGCATATCATCCTCAACAATGAAACTTATGATTGCAATAAATAATATTCATAAACGTTTTATTAGTTAA
- a CDS encoding tetratricopeptide repeat protein — MDKIGDKEQRKKEVIGENIFSVPFNLEEIQENLTINTNSSDKFSKEQLINNAVKLYSESKIEEAAKCYQDLLDKGFTDQKIFYNYGIILKELGNLRKAEILTRRAIELESNSSNSYTNLGAILREIGKLEEAKTYTLKAIDIDPMEAISHVNLGAILKDLGQLEESELSFRKAISLDSDLVIAYFNLGIVLKDLGKIDEADNYMRKSIEINPNLVQAHYHLSILLSKNNKYQEALFQIKKAIEKDPTNHVYQGEKTRIQLILKI, encoded by the coding sequence ATGGATAAGATAGGTGACAAGGAGCAAAGAAAAAAGGAAGTCATTGGAGAAAATATATTCTCAGTTCCATTTAATTTAGAAGAAATCCAAGAAAATCTTACTATTAATACAAATTCCTCTGATAAATTTTCTAAAGAGCAATTAATTAACAATGCAGTTAAATTGTATTCAGAAAGTAAAATAGAGGAAGCTGCAAAATGTTATCAGGATCTTCTAGATAAAGGCTTCACCGATCAAAAAATATTTTATAATTACGGAATAATTTTAAAAGAGCTTGGTAATTTAAGGAAAGCTGAAATATTGACTAGAAGAGCTATTGAATTAGAATCTAATTCGAGTAATTCTTATACTAATCTTGGAGCTATTTTAAGAGAAATTGGTAAGTTAGAAGAGGCTAAAACTTATACGCTTAAAGCTATCGATATTGATCCAATGGAAGCTATTTCGCATGTTAATTTAGGTGCGATTTTAAAAGATCTTGGTCAGTTAGAAGAGTCAGAATTATCATTTCGCAAGGCTATTAGTCTTGACTCTGATTTAGTAATAGCTTATTTTAATCTTGGAATAGTACTGAAAGATCTAGGTAAAATAGATGAAGCTGATAATTACATGAGAAAATCTATAGAAATTAATCCAAATCTAGTACAAGCTCATTACCATCTTAGTATATTACTTTCGAAAAATAACAAATACCAAGAAGCACTTTTTCAGATTAAAAAGGCAATAGAAAAAGATCCTACTAATCATGTTTATCAAGGTGAGAAAACACGTATTCAATTAATACTTAAGATATAA
- a CDS encoding DUF4214 domain-containing protein, producing MPKVVNKVVTVNVKTSNHIYSDKGSAKGYFINGIESPRLNLLSDVTYRFDQSDISNLGHQILFYKDSEKLTPFKSNVINNGIAGSEGAYTEITLPASTSIKLFYQCKNHAFMGNSLQKINSSYVSGDVVSTNETFGVWSKYIDVYGLRIFCLGSFSRMPAVDDEFIKKTAETVKLMMNPSGELIDKQAQENAIKYMKSKSTIQRVGINTFGAYQNPSLNDAPKGYDEINNLYNSVDFIWKLNDSPIQRNQITQQLEHLLHTFTDFALPGAFPSQFNLIEGKGMLWDAAKEAIDNGVYNDKDYIKFKGDNHEIYSDLYKSMVMREYLFCLTYSMWGYITKYTQDGSLDGEWSDNYLTSDSIKEANPLGYDLYTNYITKVITKPESYRLEEIYKDNHEGVSGYQSDTDTISIDETIISSNTNKNNKQFRGSSLNYNFINKGDNNYEILPKNNFDEITGQLVQKKYFSEKDIINSNDLESFALQFTDKKLDLIDDVKGVFDQVTGLNTDSGRMFRLYNAAFRRFPDSSGLKYWIDQFSSGANDIRTVSSSFLVSDEFKLRYGENISDNQYVKTLYINVLNRELDQSGYDYWVGNLSNDIEQRHEVLLGFAESAENKALFTEMTGFG from the coding sequence ATGCCAAAAGTAGTCAATAAAGTAGTAACTGTAAACGTCAAGACAAGCAATCATATCTATAGCGATAAAGGTTCTGCAAAAGGCTATTTTATTAATGGAATAGAGTCTCCACGCCTAAACTTACTTTCAGATGTTACTTATAGATTTGATCAATCAGACATTAGTAATCTTGGTCATCAAATATTATTTTATAAGGATTCAGAAAAATTAACTCCCTTCAAAAGCAATGTAATTAATAATGGTATTGCAGGTTCTGAAGGAGCTTATACAGAGATAACTCTTCCTGCTAGTACTTCAATTAAGTTGTTTTATCAATGCAAAAATCATGCCTTTATGGGAAATTCTTTGCAGAAAATTAATAGCTCTTATGTAAGTGGAGATGTTGTCTCAACGAATGAAACATTTGGTGTATGGTCAAAATACATAGATGTATATGGCTTAAGAATATTTTGTTTAGGCTCGTTTAGCAGAATGCCTGCAGTGGATGATGAATTTATAAAGAAAACTGCAGAAACTGTTAAGTTAATGATGAATCCTAGTGGTGAGTTAATAGATAAACAAGCACAAGAGAATGCTATCAAATATATGAAATCAAAAAGTACTATTCAGAGGGTTGGTATTAATACCTTTGGTGCATATCAAAATCCCAGTTTAAACGATGCGCCTAAGGGTTATGATGAAATTAATAACTTATATAATTCAGTTGATTTCATATGGAAGCTTAATGACTCACCAATTCAAAGAAATCAAATAACACAACAATTAGAGCATTTACTTCATACTTTTACAGACTTTGCTTTGCCCGGAGCTTTTCCTTCACAATTTAACTTGATTGAAGGTAAAGGAATGCTTTGGGATGCGGCAAAAGAGGCAATTGATAATGGGGTTTATAACGATAAGGATTATATCAAATTCAAAGGTGATAATCATGAGATATATAGTGATTTATATAAGTCAATGGTTATGAGAGAGTATCTTTTTTGCCTTACTTATTCTATGTGGGGTTACATAACAAAATATACCCAAGATGGAAGCTTGGATGGTGAGTGGAGTGATAACTATCTAACTTCAGATAGTATAAAAGAAGCTAATCCACTAGGATATGATCTTTATACTAATTATATAACTAAAGTGATAACTAAGCCGGAAAGTTATAGACTTGAGGAAATATACAAAGATAACCATGAAGGAGTATCTGGATATCAATCTGATACCGATACTATCTCAATAGATGAGACAATAATATCGAGTAATACTAATAAGAATAATAAGCAGTTTAGAGGATCAAGTCTGAATTATAACTTTATAAACAAAGGAGATAATAACTATGAAATATTACCAAAGAATAACTTTGATGAAATAACTGGCCAATTAGTACAAAAAAAATATTTCTCAGAAAAAGATATCATTAATTCCAATGATCTTGAGTCATTTGCCTTGCAATTTACTGATAAAAAATTAGATTTAATTGATGATGTGAAAGGTGTTTTTGATCAAGTTACTGGTTTAAATACAGATTCTGGGAGAATGTTTCGGTTATATAATGCCGCTTTTAGACGTTTCCCTGATAGTAGTGGACTCAAGTATTGGATTGATCAATTTAGTTCAGGAGCGAATGATATTAGGACTGTTTCCTCTTCATTTTTGGTGAGTGATGAATTTAAATTGCGTTATGGAGAGAATATTTCTGATAATCAGTATGTGAAAACACTATATATAAATGTTTTGAATAGAGAACTAGATCAGAGTGGATACGACTACTGGGTAGGAAATCTGAGTAACGACATTGAGCAGAGACATGAAGTTCTTTTAGGGTTTGCAGAGTCAGCTGAGAACAAAGCACTCTTCACTGAGATGACGGGCTTCGGATAA
- a CDS encoding alpha-E domain-containing protein, with the protein MLLSRVAESLYWINRYLERAENISRFVEVSESMALDCPPGSAEPWLPLIDASGDRNEFDKSYKNKTSSDVISFLIKDRENLNSIVSCIYMARENARQIRDVITSEMWEQINSLFWSIQEGEVIWHQPAQEQLFEIRRSCQLFYGVTDATFSHDIAWHFSKLGRLIERADKTSRILDVKYFLLLPNLNELGGALDELQWISLLRSAGAYQMFRRSEQGSITPNAIASFLLLDPIFPRSVRFCLEGIKESLGKIQNSPVSQKPNDLECLIGLLLSKWSFVRIDNLIKNGLHEAIDSLQIDLNKLNDLIHSFYFINEKGFDFDSLEE; encoded by the coding sequence ATGTTACTTAGTAGAGTTGCTGAATCACTTTATTGGATTAATAGATATTTAGAACGTGCTGAAAATATTTCTAGATTTGTTGAAGTTAGCGAGTCTATGGCTCTAGACTGTCCGCCTGGTAGTGCAGAACCCTGGTTGCCTTTAATAGATGCTAGTGGTGATAGAAACGAATTCGATAAGAGTTATAAGAATAAAACTTCAAGTGATGTAATAAGTTTTCTTATTAAAGATAGAGAGAATCTAAATAGCATTGTTAGTTGCATTTATATGGCAAGAGAAAATGCGCGCCAAATTAGAGATGTTATCACTTCTGAGATGTGGGAACAAATAAATAGTTTATTTTGGAGTATTCAGGAAGGTGAGGTCATATGGCATCAACCTGCTCAAGAACAATTATTTGAAATAAGAAGAAGTTGCCAGTTATTTTATGGAGTTACAGATGCTACTTTTAGTCATGATATTGCATGGCATTTTAGTAAATTAGGAAGGTTGATTGAGAGAGCGGATAAAACTTCTAGAATATTAGATGTGAAATATTTTTTGCTTTTACCAAATCTAAATGAGCTTGGAGGAGCCTTAGATGAACTGCAATGGATTTCTTTATTACGCTCAGCGGGAGCTTATCAAATGTTTAGAAGATCTGAACAAGGATCAATAACTCCTAATGCAATTGCAAGTTTTTTACTATTAGATCCTATTTTTCCCAGATCTGTGAGATTTTGTCTTGAGGGCATTAAAGAATCTTTAGGTAAGATTCAAAATTCCCCTGTTTCTCAGAAGCCAAATGATCTAGAATGTTTAATAGGTTTATTACTATCAAAATGGAGTTTTGTAAGAATAGATAACTTAATTAAAAATGGTTTACATGAGGCTATTGATAGCCTTCAAATTGACTTAAATAAATTAAATGATCTTATACATAGCTTTTATTTTATAAATGAAAAGGGATTTGATTTTGATTCTTTAGAAGAATGA